A single genomic interval of Aureliella helgolandensis harbors:
- the rlmN gene encoding 23S rRNA (adenine(2503)-C(2))-methyltransferase RlmN: protein MKTPICNSDARPHILDLQTSELKSWLTERGYPGFRTDQIQGWLLTRRAESFDSMSDLPKKLRTELESSFRLWTASVDAHQTADDGTEKLLLKLSDGGKIECVLLREEGRRSICVSSQVGCAMGCVFCASGLDGVDRNLSRGEILEQMLRLQRLLPEQERLSHIVMMGMGEPLANLDSVLGALEVAKDAKGLGISPRRITISTVGLPASIDRLAKYSTPFHLAISLHAPNNALRDRLVPVNAKIGIDDILAASDRYFEATGRRLTFEYVLLDGINDSLECAQQLVQLLRGRISMLNVIPYNPVAGLPYATPSGEAIHAFRNYLVDGGINVMFRQRKGDGIDAACGQLRRNREKIAE, encoded by the coding sequence ATGAAAACACCAATCTGCAATAGCGACGCGCGCCCTCACATCCTCGATCTCCAAACCTCGGAGCTGAAGAGCTGGTTGACCGAGCGCGGTTATCCCGGGTTTCGCACCGACCAAATCCAAGGGTGGCTGTTAACAAGGCGGGCGGAATCGTTTGATTCGATGAGCGATTTGCCTAAGAAGTTGCGGACGGAGCTTGAGAGCTCGTTTCGTCTGTGGACGGCTTCCGTCGACGCCCACCAGACTGCGGACGATGGAACCGAAAAGCTGCTTTTGAAGCTCTCCGATGGTGGGAAAATCGAATGCGTGTTGCTGCGTGAGGAGGGCCGCAGGTCTATTTGCGTTAGCAGCCAAGTGGGCTGTGCGATGGGCTGCGTCTTCTGTGCCAGCGGTCTGGATGGCGTCGATCGCAATTTGTCCCGCGGAGAGATCTTGGAGCAGATGTTGCGGCTGCAACGCTTGCTGCCCGAGCAAGAGAGATTGAGCCACATTGTGATGATGGGCATGGGAGAGCCACTCGCGAATCTTGACTCGGTCCTAGGAGCATTGGAGGTCGCCAAGGATGCTAAAGGGCTGGGGATTAGTCCACGCCGCATTACGATCAGTACGGTGGGACTACCGGCTTCCATTGACCGATTGGCCAAGTACTCAACTCCCTTTCATTTAGCCATTAGCTTGCATGCCCCGAACAATGCCTTGCGTGACCGCTTGGTTCCGGTGAATGCCAAGATCGGCATAGACGATATCCTGGCTGCATCCGATCGCTATTTTGAGGCCACCGGACGCAGGTTGACGTTCGAGTACGTGTTACTGGATGGCATTAACGACTCGCTGGAATGCGCTCAACAGTTGGTCCAATTGCTGCGGGGCCGCATCAGCATGCTCAACGTAATCCCGTACAATCCTGTCGCTGGTCTGCCTTACGCGACGCCGTCCGGAGAGGCGATTCACGCGTTCCGCAACTATCTGGTGGACGGAGGAATCAACGTGATGTTTCGCCAACGCAAAGGGGATGGTATCGATGCTGCCTGTGGGCAGCTGCGACGCAATCGGGAGAAGATCGCTGAGTAA
- the ispD gene encoding 2-C-methyl-D-erythritol 4-phosphate cytidylyltransferase, whose product MNAFAVILAAAGKSSRFASPDQKKVFTNVDSQPMWMHAAHAFAKRADVAQLILVIAAEDQDMFQQQQAAMAARLGVQVVLGGAQRADSVLKGLAAVRADIPFVAIHDAARPCVLDSSIDRVFAAAEASDAAILAIPCSSTLKRADARGCIVETVPRDQLWLAQTPQVFRRTVLEGAYAEHSNPSLATDDASILEATGYPVTIVEDSPQNIKVTTQADLLFVEFTLQSRTS is encoded by the coding sequence TTGAACGCTTTTGCTGTCATCTTAGCTGCCGCCGGTAAAAGCAGCCGCTTTGCTTCTCCCGACCAGAAGAAGGTGTTCACGAACGTCGATTCCCAGCCCATGTGGATGCATGCGGCTCATGCCTTCGCCAAGCGTGCCGATGTCGCACAATTGATACTGGTGATTGCGGCAGAGGACCAAGACATGTTCCAGCAGCAGCAAGCTGCCATGGCCGCAAGACTCGGTGTGCAGGTTGTCCTTGGAGGCGCACAACGTGCCGACAGCGTGCTGAAAGGACTCGCCGCCGTCCGGGCCGACATTCCCTTTGTGGCAATCCACGATGCCGCCCGTCCCTGCGTGCTGGACTCCTCGATCGACCGAGTCTTTGCTGCCGCAGAAGCCAGCGATGCAGCCATCTTAGCCATTCCCTGTAGCTCGACGCTCAAACGCGCCGATGCACGCGGATGCATCGTAGAAACCGTTCCTCGCGACCAACTCTGGCTCGCGCAAACACCTCAGGTCTTTCGCCGAACGGTGCTAGAAGGGGCCTATGCCGAACACTCCAATCCGAGTTTGGCAACCGATGACGCATCGATCTTGGAAGCCACCGGATACCCCGTTACCATTGTGGAAGATAGCCCGCAGAATATCAAAGTCACTACGCAGGCAGATCTCCTCTTCGTTGAATTCACACTCCAAAGTCGCACGAGCTGA